Proteins encoded in a region of the Sparus aurata chromosome 6, fSpaAur1.1, whole genome shotgun sequence genome:
- the LOC115584042 gene encoding tubby-related protein 1-like: protein MPLHNHVVKEAWTQDRIQEDEDSSSDQRPQVQRSSGGAEVGGQAMSAEKKVKKKKEETNGTTEAKLNGKEAKPKKPKTKKSEDISEEDSTAIQNGKKVKKKKPEKDKEEPEKEKEKEPKKKTKSAPKKKKDSGTDDDNDDDDEDTPKKKTKKKTTKDSSPSASSAKEKKSKSKEDKDSDGKEKKSKDKTKEKDKKKEPASMFQISGDKDSKSKKKAAKSESDDSEEETKSTKSKKKATASSASMFQTSGDKEKDKDKKTKKKAKAEESDDSESEKEEKSKKKKGKGKKKKERSPSPEIEFDDLEKFVMQPAPQGVTVKCRVTRDQRGMDKSLYPTYYLHLDNEKKTFLLAGRKRKKSTTSNYLISIDATDLSRGGENFVGKLRSNLMGTKFTVFDNALNPDRALPDLSNARQELAGIIYETNVLGMKGPRRMTVIIPGMSKDNERVPFRPKNDCDGLLIRHQSRRTENMIELHNKTPVWNDETSSHVLNFNGRVTQASIKNFQIVHSKDLDYIVMQFGRIADDIFTLDYNYPMCAVQAFAIALSSFDGKIACE, encoded by the exons ATGCCTCTCCACAATCACGTTGTAAAAGAGGCCTGGACACAGGACAG GATCCAAGAGGATGAGGACTCTTCTTCAGACCAGCGGCCGCAGGTTCAG AGAAGCAGTGGTGGAGCTGAAGTTGGAGGCCAAGCCATGTCTGCAGAGAAG AaggtaaaaaagaagaaggaggagacaAATGGCACCACAGAGGCTAAGCTGAATGGAAAAGAGGCCAAGCCCAAAAAaccaaagacaaagaaaagtgaAGATATATCAGAAGAGGACAGTACAGCTATCCAAA ATGgaaagaaagtgaagaaaaagaaaccagaaaaagataaagaagaaccagaaaaggaaaaagagaaagagcctaaaaagaaaaccaaaagtgctccaaaaaagaagaaag ACTCGGGTACAGATGACGAcaatgatgacgatgatgaggaCACCCCCAAAAAGAAGAccaagaaaaagacaacaaaggaCAGCTCTCCGTCTGCAAGTtctgccaaagaaaagaaatctaaaTCTAAAG AGGACAAAGATTCAgatggaaaggaaaaaaagtcaaaggacAAGACAAAGGAGAAGGACAAGAAGAAAGAACCAGCTTCTATGTTCCAGATAAGCGGAGACAAAGACTCAAAAAGCAAGAAGAAAG CTGCCAAATCAGAGAGTGACGACAGTGAAGAGGAGACAAAGTCAACCAAATCCAAAAAGAAAGCCACAGCCAGCTCAGCATCCATGTTTCAAACATCAGGAGACaaggaaaaggacaaagacaagaagacaaaaaagaaag CAAAGGCAGAAGAGAGTGATGATTCTGagtcagaaaaagaagaaaaatcaaagaagaaaaagggcaaagggaagaagaaaaag GAGAGATCTCCATCACCTGAGATCGAGTTTGATGacctggagaagtttgtgatgCAGCCGGCTCCGCAGGGCGTGACGGTCAAATGCAGAGTGACTCGAGACCAGAGAGGGATGGACAAGAGCCTCTATCCGACGTATTACCTTCATCTCGACAACGAAAAAAAG ACGTTCCTGTTGGCCGGGAGGAAACGGAAGAAAAGCACAACTTCAAATTACCTCATCTCCATTGATGCCACAGATTTATCAAGAGGTGGAGAGAATTTTGTTGGAAAGTTGAG GTCCAATTTAATGGGGACTAAGTTCACTGTATTCGACAATGCTCTGAATCCAGACAGAGCTCTACCAGACTTGTCTAATGCACGGCAGGAGCTAGCAGGCATCATCTAT GAAACAAATGTTCTTGGGATGAAAGGCCCCAGGAGGATGACAGTCATCATTCCAGGAATGAGTAAGGACAACGAGCGTGTACCTTTCAGACCAAAAAAT GATTGTGATGGCTTGTTGATAAGACATCAGAGTAGAAGGACGGAAAATATGATCGAGCTTCACAACAAGACGCCTGTGTGGAATGACGAAACGTCGTCTCATGTGCTCAACTTTAACGGCAGGGTCACCCAGGCCTCCATCAAGAACTTCCAGATAGTCCATAGCAAAGACT TGGACTACATCGTGATGCAGTTTGGCAGAATAGCCGATGACATTTTCACGCTGGACTACAACTACCCGATGTGTGCCGTGCAGGCCTTCGCCATCGCACTCTCCAGCTTCGATGGCAAAATCGCATGTGAATAA